One window of Henckelia pumila isolate YLH828 unplaced genomic scaffold, ASM3356847v2 CTG_525:::fragment_3, whole genome shotgun sequence genomic DNA carries:
- the LOC140872994 gene encoding ras-related protein RABA4d — translation MSNLYGGDFNQKIDYVFKIVLIGDSAVGKSQLLARFARNEFSLESKATIGVEFQTKTLVIDNKTVKAQIWDTAGQERYRAVTSAYYRGAVGAMLVYDMTKRQSFDHMARWLEELRGHADKNIVIMLIGNKCDLGTLRAVPTEDAQEFAERENLYFMETSALEATNVESAFMTILTEIYRIISKKSLAAADVMDYGKSASLKGTKIVVPGQDMNPKKGGCCRSS, via the exons ATGTCAAATTTATATGGTGGAGATTTTAATCAGAAGATTGATTATGTGTTTAAGATTGTTCTGATTGGGGATTCTGCGGTGGGGAAATCCCAATTGCTGGCTAGGTTTGCGAGAAATGAATTCAGTTTGGAATCGAAGGCCACAATTGGGGTTGAATTCCAGACCAAGACCCTAGTTATTGACAACAAGACTGTGAAGGCGCAGATTTGGGACACTGCTGGTCAAGAGAG GTACCGAGCAGTAACAAGCGCCTACTACCGAGGCGCTGTTGGTGCAATGCTGGTTTACGACATGACAAAGCGACAGTCGTTTGATCACATGGCTCGATGGCTTGAGGAACTGAGAGGCCATGCTGATAAAAACATTGTGATAATGCTCATTGGCAACAAATGTGATCTGGGTACTCTTCGAGCAGTTCCTACAGAGGATGCTCAAGAGTTTGCTGAAAGAGAGAACTTGTACTTCATGGAGACGTCGGCCCTTGAAGCAACCAACGTCGAAAGCGCGTTCATGACCATCTTGACTGAGATATATCGAATCATAAGCAAGAAATCACTTGCTGCCGCTGATGTTATGGATTACGGGAAATCAGCATCGTTGAAGGGTACTAAGATTGTTGTTCCTGGTCAGGACATGAATCCCAAAAAGGGTGGATGTTGCAGGAGCTCTTGA
- the LOC140873279 gene encoding protein STRUBBELIG-RECEPTOR FAMILY 2 isoform X1: MAKQWWCLIAIVSLTSLVLQALAITDEADVQALRDLYRSLNSPVQLERWKLEGGDPCGELWTGVSCSMSSVIHLDLKGLGLNGNLGFQLSNLRNLKQLDLSSNNIDSEIPYDLPLNLTHLNLAGNRFSQSIPYSLDLMKNLRHLNFSHNELSGPLGNVFSGLQNLRGMDLSFNNFTGDLPASFKSLSNLTGLFLQGNQFTGSVIFLADLPLHDLNIEDNRFSGIIPEKFQSVNNLWIGGNKFDKETNYPPWKFPDIIPTEQNISSPPVTNLTAFESHPTHIASGHGKKRPGPSRIAMLVGGGTLIAAFAALFVVIRNHRSREKAVGEMGSCEGSARNRATSTVQGMDLWSMAAEDSPHVSGFSSSPLITPSRLPPIRTKTMKASKRKSFSGRKMPITAKIYSLGELQIATNNFSQENILGEGCLGSVYRAEFPDGTILAVKIINMVSLSIIEEEQFLDVIRNTSRLKHPNIVTLLGYCMEHGQYLLVYEYIRNLSLEDTLHRITYKPLSWGLRLHISLGIAQALNYMHSSCVPPVAHSNLKAANILLDETLTPHVSDCGLTILRPLTSNSVKLKASEMAISDSGYIAPEHAQPGISDTKADVYAFGVLLLELLTGRRPFDNSRSSSEQSLAKWASSRLHDNASLGEMIDPSIKQTMSSKSLSRFADIVSVCIQPEQEFRPPMSEIVESLMSLVQKPACGTDGSSSTIEADSLEKSFRTANTKFFGSPTLSYFYV; encoded by the exons ATGGCTAAACAGTGGTGGTGTCTGATTGCGATAGTATCCTTGACGAGTCTCGTGTTACAAGCCTTGGCAATCACTGATGAAGCTGACG TTCAAGCTCTTCGAGATCTGTACAGGTCCCTCAACAGCCCGGTGCAGCTGGAGAGGTGGAAACTAGAAGGCGGAGACCCTTGTGGCGAATTATGGACTGGAGTTTCGTGCTCTATGTCATCCGTAATCCACCT TGATCTTAAAGGACTAGGCCTCAATGGGAATCTCGGGTTTCAGCTCTCGAATCTGAGAAATCTGAAGCAGCT GGACCTCAGCTCGAATAACATTGATAGCGAAATACCTTATGATTTACCTCTTAATCTCACACACCT AAACTTGGCAGGAAATAGATTTAGTCAAAGCATTCCATACTCCCTGGATCTAATGAAAAATCTCAGGCATCT AAATTTCAGCCATAATGAGCTATCTGGACCATTGGGAAATGTATTTAGTGGCCTTCAGAATCTCAGAGGAAT GGATTTGTCATTCAACAACTTCACTGGAGATCTCCCTGCCTCGTTCAAATCTTTGTCTAACCTGACAGGACT GTTCTTGCAGGGAAATCAATTTACCGGATCAGTAATTTTCTTGGCCGATCTCCCACTTCATGACTT GAATATCGAAGACAACCGTTTTAGTGGTATTATTCCAGAGAAGTTTCAATCTGTAAACAACTTATG GATTGGGGGTAACAAGTTTGACAAAGAAACGAACTATCCGCCCTGGAAATTTCCCGATATTATTCCCACAGAGCAGAATATCAGCAGTCCACCAGTGACAAATTTAACTGCTTTTGAGAGCCATCCTACTCATATAGCATCAGGCCACGGCAAGAAAAGACCAGGCCCATCCAGAATAGCTATGTTGGTTGGTGGAGGCACACTCATTGCGGCATTTGCAGCTCTTTTTGTTGTGATTCGCAATCACCGGTCACGTGAGAAAGCAGTTGGAGAGATGGGGAGTTGTGAAGGTTCCGCGAGAAATAGAGCTACTTCCACAGTCCAAG GCATGGATTTGTGGTCTATGGCTGCAGAGGACAGCCCACACGTATCAGGATTCAGCTCCTCCCCTTTGATTACCCCCTCTCGTCTGCCTCCTATTCGAACGAAAACGATGAAAGCGTCAAAGAGAAAAAGTTTCTCTGGTAGAAAGATGCCTATAACTGCAAAAATTTACAGTCTAGGAGAGCTCCAAATAGCTACCAACAACTTCAGTCAAGAAAACATTCTAGGAGAGGGATGTCTTGGTTCCGTTTACCGAGCTGAGTTTCCAGATGGCACG ATTTTGGCGGTTAAAATCATTAACATGGTGTCTCTATCCATCATCGAAGAAGAACAGTTCTTGGATGTGATTCGAAATACATCAAGATTGAAGCACCCTAACATCGTGACACTTCTTGGATACTGTATGGAGCATGGCCAATATCTCCTCGTGTACGAATATATTAGGAATCTGTCCCTTGAAGATACTTTACACCGCATCACATACAAACCATTATCTTGGGGTCTACGCCTTCACATCTCTCTAGGCATTGCTCAGGCATTGAA TTACATGCATTCATCCTGCGTGCCTCCCGTTGCGCATAGCAACTTAAAGGCTGCAAATATCTTACTTGACGAAACACTTACGCCCCACGTTAGCGATTGTGGGCTGACTATCTTGAGACCCCTTACGAGCAACAGCGTGAAGCTCAAG GCTTCAGAAATGGCTATTTCTGATAGTGGCTACATCGCACCGGAACATGCTCAACCTGGAATTAGCGATACAAAGGCTGATGTGTATGCCTTTGGAGTGTtgcttttagagcttttaacAGGACGGAGACCTTTTGACAA TTCAAGATCAAGTTCAGAACAATCATTGGCGAAATGGGCTTCATCCAGGCTTCATGATAACGCATCTTTGGGAGAGATGATCGATCCATCCATCAAGCAAACCATGTCCTCGAAATCGCTCTCGCGTTTTGCTGACATTGTCTCCGTCTGCATTCAG CCTGAGCAGGAATTCAGGCCACCGATGTCCGAAATCGTGGAGTCTCTGATGTCTCTTGTGCAAAAGCCAGCTTGTGGCACAGATGGTAGTAGTAGTACCATTGAAGCAGATTCTTTAGAGAAATCGTTCCGCACGGCCAACACCAAATTCTTTGGATCACCAACTCTTAGCTATTTTTATGTCTGA
- the LOC140873251 gene encoding OVARIAN TUMOR DOMAIN-containing deubiquitinating enzyme 4-like, translating to MMVCSPISTCTKNVTCLIWTARRRMSNHAFDIIQVPSTSYCFHSLNMRPKLPYTSIYVSSSDHCLLTDGSKSSGRTSIGCKSKNKTYCHSLAINLVNSRFNRKMSLGLSTGYRIMNTRLQVPEKTIASKIKYNIEPVSWQRRRASAGFFIALLVCFSTTTPTHAESPEGNEKEKKVFSDYSVIGIPGDGRCLFRSVAHGACVRSGKSPPNEILQKDLADGLRGKVVDELVKRREETEWFIEGDFDTYVSNMRKPHEWGGEPELLMASHVLQMPITVYMYDRNSGGLISIAEYGQEYGKDNPIEVLYHGFGHYDALHVPGQRGARSRL from the exons ATGATGGTCTGTTCTCCCATCAGTACGTGCACAAAAAATGTGACCTGCTTAATTTGGACTGCCCGGAGACGAATGAGCAATCATGCCTTTGATATTATCCAAGTACCTTCTACTTCGTACTGTTTCCATAGCTTGAACATGCGTCCAAAACTACCCTACACTTCTATATATGTGTCTTCTTCGGACCATTGTTTGTTGACTGATGGGTCTAAATCATCTGGACGAACAAGTATTGGATGCAAATCCAAAAATAAGACTTATTGCCATTCGTTGGCAATCAATCTTGTTAATTCTAGATTCAATCGGAAGATGAGTCTTGGTCTCTCAACTGGATACAGAATCATGAATACAAGGCTTCAGGTTCCTGAGAAAACAATTGCTTCCAAAATTAAGTATAATATCGAACCTGTTTCTTGGCAACGACGACGAGCATCTGCTGGATTCTTTATTGCATTGTTGGTTTGTTTTTCAACCACCACACCTACACATGCTGAATCCCCTGAGGGAAATGAGAAGGAAAAGAAAGTCTTTTCCGACTACTCAGTGATTG GTATACCTGGTGATGGGAGATGCTTGTTTCGATCTGTTGCCCATGGAGCTTGCGTACGATCGGGAAAGAGCCCTCCGAACGAGATCCTTCAGAAGGACCTAGCGGACGGGTTAAGGGGTAAG GTGGTTGATGAACTTGTCAAAAGACGGGAAGAGACAGAATG GTTTATAGAAGGCGATTTCGACACTTATGTTTCAAACATGAGGAAGCCTCACGAATGGGGAGGTGAACCGGAACTATTAATGGCTTCTCATGTACTTCA GATGCCTATAACGGTCTACATGTATGACCGAAATTCTGGTGGCCTGATATCTATTGCGGAGTATGGTCAAGAATATGGCAAGGACAATCCCATTGAAGTCCTCTATCATGGTTTCGGTCATTATGATGCGCTTCATGTACCTGGTCAGAGAGGGGCAAGGTCGAGACTTTGA
- the LOC140873049 gene encoding FT-interacting protein 3, with protein sequence MQRPPPEDFSLKETNPHLGGGKVTGDKLTSTYDLVEQMQYLYVRVVKAKDLPGKDVTGGCDPYAEVKLGNYKGTTRHFEKKSNPEWNQVFAFSKDRIQASVLEVTVKDKDVVKDDFIGRVLFDLNDIPKRVPPDSPLAPQWYRLEDRKNDKAKGELMLAVWMGTQADEAFPEAWHSDAATVSGADSIATIRSKVYLSPKLWYLRVNVIEAQDLQPTDKSRFPEVFVKAILGNQALKTRISMNKSINPMWNEDLMFVAAEPFEEPLILSVEDRVAPNKDEVLGRCGIPLQYVDRRLDHKPINTRWFNLEKHILVEGEKKKEVKFASRIHMRICLEGGYHVLDESTHYSSDLRPTAKQLWKSSIGVLELGILNAQGLSPMKSKDGRAATDAYCVAKFGQKWVRTRTIIDSFSPKWNEQYTWEVFDPCTVITIGVFDNCHFQGGDKVGRDTRIGKVRIRLSTLETDRVYTHSYPLLVLHPNGVKKMGEIHLAVRFTCSSLLNMMHMYSQPLLPKMHYIYPLTVGQLDSLRHQATQIVSMRLSRAEPPLRKEVVEYMLDVGSHMWSMRRSKANFFRIMGVLSGLIAVGKWFDQICNWKNPITTVLIHILFLILVMYPELILPTIFLYLFLIGVWYYRWRPRNPPHMDTRLSCADNAHPDELDEEFDTFPTSRPADIVRMRYDRLRSIAGRIQTVVGDLATQGERLQSLLSWRDPRATALFVIFCLVAAIVLYVTPFQVVALLTGFYVLRHPRFRYKLPSVPLNFFRRLPARTDYML encoded by the coding sequence ATGCAGAGGCCTCCGCCAGAAGATTTTTCTCTTAAGGAGACCAACCCCCACCTAGGTGGAGGGAAGGTCACCGGAGACAAGCTCACGAGCACCTATGACCTGGTCGAGCAAATGCAATACCTTTATGTCCGTGTTGTTAAGGCAAAAGATTTACCTGGGAAGGACGTGACTGGTGGCTGCGATCCTTATGCTGAGGTTAAGCTTGGTAACTATAAGGGAACGACCCGTCATTTTGAAAAGAAGTCGAACCCTGAATGGAATCAGGTGTTTGCTTTCTCCAAGGATCGGATTCAAGCCTCGGTGCTTGAGGTCACTGTAAAAGATAAGGATGTAGTGAAAGACGATTTTATCGGTCGGGTGCTGTTTGACTTGAATGATATTCCGAAAAGGGTTCCCCCAGATAGTCCTCTTGCCCCACAGTGGTATCGGCTGGAGGATAGGAAGAATGATAAGGCGAAAGGGGAGTTGATGTTAGCTGTTTGGATGGGTACTCAAGCGGATGAAGCTTTTCCTGAGGCCTGGCATTCTGATGCTGCAACAGTGAGTGGTGCAGATAGTATTGCGACTATCAGGTCGAAGGTCTATCTGTCTCCAAAGCTTTGGTATTTGAGGGTAAATGTAATCGAAGCTCAGGATTTGCAGCCAACTGATAAAAGTAGGTTTCCAGAAGTTTTTGTGAAGGCCATCTTGGGAAATCAGGCACTGAAGACAAGGATTTCCATGAACAAAAGTATCAATCCTATGTGGAATGAGGATTTGATGTTTGTGGCTGCAGAACCATTCGAGGAGCCATTGATTTTGAGTGTAGAAGACCGAGTTGCTCCAAACAAAGATGAAGTCCTTGGAAGATGTGGTATACCTTTGCAGTATGTAGACAGGAGATTGGATCATAAACCGATAAATACAAGGTGGTTTAATCTCGAGAAACATATTTTAGTCGAAggtgaaaagaaaaaagaagtcAAGTTTGCGAGCAGGATTCATATGAGAATTTGCTTGGAAGGTGGTTACCATGTTCTTGATGAGTCGACTCACTACAGCAGTGATCTTAGACCAACAGCAAAGCAGTTGTGGAAATCAAGCATTGGCGTTCTGGAATTAGGTATTTTGAATGCTCAGGGGCTGTCGCCCATGAAAAGCAAAGATGGGAGGGCAGCAACAGATGCTTATTGTGTTGCCAAATTCGGACAGAAGTGGGTAAGGACAAGGACAATTATTGACAGTTTTTCTCCCAAGTGGAACGAACAGTACACATGGGAAGTGTTTGACCCTTGCACTGTAATAACCATTGGTGTGTTTGATAACTGTCATTTTCAAGGTGGAGATAAAGTTGGAAGGGATACTCGAATAGGAAAGGTCCGAATTCGACTTTCTACTTTAGAAACAGACCGTGTGTACACACACTCATATCCTCTTCTTGTCTTGCATCCCAACGGTGTCAAAAAGATGGGTGAAATTCATTTGGCTGTACGTTTCACTTGCTCATCTTTGTTAAACATGATGCATATGTACTCCCAACCATTGCTTCCCAAAATGCACTACATTTATCCACTAACTGTCGGTCAGCTCGACAGCTTGAGGCACCAAGCCACTCAGATAGTCTCCATGAGGCTGAGTCGAGCCGAGCCGCCTTTGAGGAAGGAGGTGGTGGAATATATGCTCGATGTGGGCTCTCACATGTGGAGTATGAGAAGAAGCAAAGCAAACTTTTTCCGTATTATGGGGGTTTTGAGTGGGTTGATCGCCGTTGGTAAATGGTTTGATCAGATATGCAATTGGAAGAATCCCATCACCACCGTTCTGATTCACATCTTGTTCTTAATCCTGGTTATGTATCCAGAGCTTATATTACCAACTATTTTTCTCTACTTGTTCTTGATTGGAGTATGGTACTATAGATGGAGACCAAGGAATCCACCCCACATGGATACCCGCCTCTCTTGTGCAGATAATGCTCATCCAGATGAATTGGATGAGGAATTTGATACTTTTCCGACATCGCGGCCTGCTGACATTGTACGGATGAGGTATGACCGTCTTCGAAGCATTGCTGGACGGATTCAAACTGTTGTTGGGGACTTGGCAACACAAGGGGAGAGGCTTCAGTCCCTGTTAAGCTGGCGAGATCCCAGAGCTACTGCTTTGTTTGTCATTTTCTGTTTAGTTGCTGCCATAGTTCTCTATGTGACGCCTTTCCAGGTCGTGGCTCTTCTGACAGGATTTTATGTGTTAAGACATCCCAGGTTCCGATACAAGCTTccttccgtgccactcaacttcTTCCGAAGGTTGCCTGCTAGAACAGACTATATGTTGTAA
- the LOC140873279 gene encoding protein STRUBBELIG-RECEPTOR FAMILY 2 isoform X2, whose product MAKQWWCLIAIVSLTSLVLQALAITDEADVQALRDLYRSLNSPVQLERWKLEGGDPCGELWTGVSCSMSSVIHLDLKGLGLNGNLGFQLSNLRNLKQLDLSSNNIDSEIPYDLPLNLTHLNLAGNRFSQSIPYSLDLMKNLRHLNFSHNELSGPLGNVFSGLQNLRGMDLSFNNFTGDLPASFKSLSNLTGLFLQGNQFTGSVIFLADLPLHDLNIEDNRFSGIIPEKFQSVNNLWIGGNKFDKETNYPPWKFPDIIPTEQNISSPPVTNLTAFESHPTHIASGHGKKRPGPSRIAMLVGGGTLIAAFAALFVVIRNHRSREKAVGEMGSCEGSARNRATSTVQGMDLWSMAAEDSPHVSGFSSSPLITPSRLPPIRTKTMKASKRKSFSGRKMPITAKIYSLGELQIATNNFSQENILGEGCLGSVYRAEFPDGTILAVKIINMVSLSIIEEEQFLDVIRNTSRLKHPNIVTLLGYCMEHGQYLLVYEYIRNLSLEDTLHRITYKPLSWGLRLHISLGIAQALNYMHSSCVPPVAHSNLKAANILLDETLTPHVSDCGLTILRPLTSNSVKLKASEMAISDSGYIAPEHAQPGISDTKADVYAFGVLLLELLTGRRPFDNSRSSSEQSLAKWASSRLHDNASLGEMIDPSIKQTMSSKSLSRFADIVSVCIQEFRPPMSEIVESLMSLVQKPACGTDGSSSTIEADSLEKSFRTANTKFFGSPTLSYFYV is encoded by the exons ATGGCTAAACAGTGGTGGTGTCTGATTGCGATAGTATCCTTGACGAGTCTCGTGTTACAAGCCTTGGCAATCACTGATGAAGCTGACG TTCAAGCTCTTCGAGATCTGTACAGGTCCCTCAACAGCCCGGTGCAGCTGGAGAGGTGGAAACTAGAAGGCGGAGACCCTTGTGGCGAATTATGGACTGGAGTTTCGTGCTCTATGTCATCCGTAATCCACCT TGATCTTAAAGGACTAGGCCTCAATGGGAATCTCGGGTTTCAGCTCTCGAATCTGAGAAATCTGAAGCAGCT GGACCTCAGCTCGAATAACATTGATAGCGAAATACCTTATGATTTACCTCTTAATCTCACACACCT AAACTTGGCAGGAAATAGATTTAGTCAAAGCATTCCATACTCCCTGGATCTAATGAAAAATCTCAGGCATCT AAATTTCAGCCATAATGAGCTATCTGGACCATTGGGAAATGTATTTAGTGGCCTTCAGAATCTCAGAGGAAT GGATTTGTCATTCAACAACTTCACTGGAGATCTCCCTGCCTCGTTCAAATCTTTGTCTAACCTGACAGGACT GTTCTTGCAGGGAAATCAATTTACCGGATCAGTAATTTTCTTGGCCGATCTCCCACTTCATGACTT GAATATCGAAGACAACCGTTTTAGTGGTATTATTCCAGAGAAGTTTCAATCTGTAAACAACTTATG GATTGGGGGTAACAAGTTTGACAAAGAAACGAACTATCCGCCCTGGAAATTTCCCGATATTATTCCCACAGAGCAGAATATCAGCAGTCCACCAGTGACAAATTTAACTGCTTTTGAGAGCCATCCTACTCATATAGCATCAGGCCACGGCAAGAAAAGACCAGGCCCATCCAGAATAGCTATGTTGGTTGGTGGAGGCACACTCATTGCGGCATTTGCAGCTCTTTTTGTTGTGATTCGCAATCACCGGTCACGTGAGAAAGCAGTTGGAGAGATGGGGAGTTGTGAAGGTTCCGCGAGAAATAGAGCTACTTCCACAGTCCAAG GCATGGATTTGTGGTCTATGGCTGCAGAGGACAGCCCACACGTATCAGGATTCAGCTCCTCCCCTTTGATTACCCCCTCTCGTCTGCCTCCTATTCGAACGAAAACGATGAAAGCGTCAAAGAGAAAAAGTTTCTCTGGTAGAAAGATGCCTATAACTGCAAAAATTTACAGTCTAGGAGAGCTCCAAATAGCTACCAACAACTTCAGTCAAGAAAACATTCTAGGAGAGGGATGTCTTGGTTCCGTTTACCGAGCTGAGTTTCCAGATGGCACG ATTTTGGCGGTTAAAATCATTAACATGGTGTCTCTATCCATCATCGAAGAAGAACAGTTCTTGGATGTGATTCGAAATACATCAAGATTGAAGCACCCTAACATCGTGACACTTCTTGGATACTGTATGGAGCATGGCCAATATCTCCTCGTGTACGAATATATTAGGAATCTGTCCCTTGAAGATACTTTACACCGCATCACATACAAACCATTATCTTGGGGTCTACGCCTTCACATCTCTCTAGGCATTGCTCAGGCATTGAA TTACATGCATTCATCCTGCGTGCCTCCCGTTGCGCATAGCAACTTAAAGGCTGCAAATATCTTACTTGACGAAACACTTACGCCCCACGTTAGCGATTGTGGGCTGACTATCTTGAGACCCCTTACGAGCAACAGCGTGAAGCTCAAG GCTTCAGAAATGGCTATTTCTGATAGTGGCTACATCGCACCGGAACATGCTCAACCTGGAATTAGCGATACAAAGGCTGATGTGTATGCCTTTGGAGTGTtgcttttagagcttttaacAGGACGGAGACCTTTTGACAA TTCAAGATCAAGTTCAGAACAATCATTGGCGAAATGGGCTTCATCCAGGCTTCATGATAACGCATCTTTGGGAGAGATGATCGATCCATCCATCAAGCAAACCATGTCCTCGAAATCGCTCTCGCGTTTTGCTGACATTGTCTCCGTCTGCATTCAG GAATTCAGGCCACCGATGTCCGAAATCGTGGAGTCTCTGATGTCTCTTGTGCAAAAGCCAGCTTGTGGCACAGATGGTAGTAGTAGTACCATTGAAGCAGATTCTTTAGAGAAATCGTTCCGCACGGCCAACACCAAATTCTTTGGATCACCAACTCTTAGCTATTTTTATGTCTGA